DNA from Actinoplanes sp. SE50/110:
CGGCCGCGGCACTGTCCCGGCCGACAGCGACCCTGCCGGACGCGGTCCCGGCGGTCGTCGGGGCGGCGGTGGCCGGCGTGCTGCTGTGGTGGCTCCTGCGCAAGCCACGGCCGGTGGACACCGGCGTACGGGAAAATGGTGTCGATCGTCGGTTGGTTCTTCGCCTGTCGCTGCTTGCGGCGGGTGCCAGCGTCGTGGAGGGCTCCGCTCTGGCCGTTTCCGGTCAGCGGCAGAATGCGGCCGGGCAGTCCCGGGAGGCCCTTCGGCTTCCCGCCGCGGCCGACCCGGCGAAGCCGCTGCCGGGTGGGATCGGCCGCGACTTCACGACGGGGAACACCGCGTTCTACCGCGTCGACACCGCACTGACCGTGCCGCGCATCGACCCGTCGACGTGGTCGCTGCGGATCCACGGGATGGTCGACCGGGAGATCGAGATGTCCTTCGCCGAGTTGCTGCGACGGCCGCTGATCGAGCGCGACATCACCCTCAACTGCGTGTCCAACGAGGTCGGCGGGCCCTACATCGGGACCGCCCGGTGGCTCGGCGTGCCGCTTGCGGCCCTGCTGCGCGAAGCCGGCGTGCAGAGCGGCGCGGACCAGATCGTGGCCCGCTCCGACGAGGGGATGACGATCGGCACACCGGTGGCCACGGCCCTGGACGGGCGCGACACCATGCTCGCCGTCGGCATGAACGGGGAACCGCTGCCGCTCGAACACGGCTTCCCGGTACGGATGCTTACCCCCGGGCTGTACGGCTACGCGGGCGCCTGCAAGTGGGTGACCGAGATCGAGCTGACCACTTTCGATCGGTTCGACGCGTACTGGGTCAAACGCGGCTGGGGCGTGCAGGGCACCGTGAAGACGGCGTCGCGGATCGACAAGCCGAAGCCGTTCGCGCGGATGACGGCCGGGCCGGTCACCGTGGCCGGCGTCGCCTGGGCGCAGCGCCGCGGTATCGCCGCCGTCGAGGTCAGCGTCGACGGAGGCCCCTGGCAGCCCGCCGAACTGCTCCCGACCGCCTCGATCGACACGTGGGTGCAGTGGCGGTTCACCTGGAAGGCGACCCCGGGACCGCACTCGCTCGCGGTGCGCGCCACCGACAGCAAGGGCGCGGTGCAACCGCAGGATCGGGCTACGCCGTTTCCGGACGGCGCGACCGGCTGGCACACCATCAGCGTCACCGTGAGCTGATCTGATTCCTGACCGGTGGTGCGCCGGGGCTGAAGCCCCGGCGCACGGTGGGGCAACGGTCAGTGGGCGGCGAAGAACAGGAACATGTTGGTCGGGATCGGGCCGACCAAGTGCTTGTTCTTCGCCTTGATCTGGCCGTCGAGGTAGGTCCAGCTCTGGTGCTTCCGGATGGCGCGGTAGGTGGCGGGGTCGGTCACGCCGACCACGCGGACGTCCCACCACTCGGCCTTGCCGCCGTTCCTGGTGCCGATGAAGTGGTCATGGCCCGGCGTGGTGAAGTCTCTCAACGCCGGCATCAGCTTCTCCGGAGTCGCCTTGTAGACCGGATCGAGCGCCGGCGCCAGCCGGGTCATGTCCAGGCTCATCGGGTGATCGACACAGGTGAGCTTGTCCGGGCAGTCCAGCCCCTTGACGGTGAAGCCCAGCGGCACCGTGATGAACAGCGGATCGAAGTGCCTGGCCGGCGCCACCTCGGCCGCGACGCCGGCCTCGCAGCCGGTGGTCGAGGCCGCGGCGATGTGGGTGTCGCAGTAGAAGCCGTGGTGGTAGGTGAAGCCCGACGAGTGGCCGGCGTGGCTGCCCATGGTCATGCCGAACTCGTCCGGCCCGCGCCCGCCGGCCTCGGCGGCGCTGGCGGCCTTGGCGACGAGACCGCCTCCGGCAGCCAGGATCACCGCGGCAGCGGCGACGGGAACAGCCCAGCGCCGTGCCCGTCCAGCCCGCCCGGATCGGCGACGATTGATGTCGAACATGAGGAATCCCCCTCGATGCACGAGCCATCCTCAGTGGTGGCTCTGTCGCAGGGGTTCGAAGCCGTTAAGCCCGCAGATCGCCGTGAAAGGTACATATCATCCGACTGGGTGAGATACCGCATCGTCAGGCGGAAAGAAGCCGGAGTGTGAGCTCGCGACCAATC
Protein-coding regions in this window:
- a CDS encoding molybdopterin-dependent oxidoreductase, which translates into the protein MRRTLLGAISGIVAAGSGVAVAELLAAATRPGAGPLVAVGGAVIDATPTPWKEFAVRELGTNDKPVLLAVIGVVLAGLALATGIAATRWRAAIPVGTALLGAVGAAAALSRPTATLPDAVPAVVGAAVAGVLLWWLLRKPRPVDTGVRENGVDRRLVLRLSLLAAGASVVEGSALAVSGQRQNAAGQSREALRLPAAADPAKPLPGGIGRDFTTGNTAFYRVDTALTVPRIDPSTWSLRIHGMVDREIEMSFAELLRRPLIERDITLNCVSNEVGGPYIGTARWLGVPLAALLREAGVQSGADQIVARSDEGMTIGTPVATALDGRDTMLAVGMNGEPLPLEHGFPVRMLTPGLYGYAGACKWVTEIELTTFDRFDAYWVKRGWGVQGTVKTASRIDKPKPFARMTAGPVTVAGVAWAQRRGIAAVEVSVDGGPWQPAELLPTASIDTWVQWRFTWKATPGPHSLAVRATDSKGAVQPQDRATPFPDGATGWHTISVTVS